One genomic region from Bradyrhizobium icense encodes:
- a CDS encoding putative quinol monooxygenase has product MILVTGSILACEDAFDDVLRSCLEHVERSRKEPGCISHDVHVDCQNPMRLFFFEQWADEAALRAHFAVEGTKAFIKSLKGRIVETSGTKIYRAEAIRR; this is encoded by the coding sequence ATGATTCTCGTAACTGGCAGTATTCTGGCGTGCGAGGATGCTTTTGACGACGTGCTGCGCTCGTGCCTGGAGCATGTCGAGCGCTCCCGCAAGGAGCCGGGCTGCATTTCGCATGACGTGCATGTCGACTGCCAGAACCCGATGCGGCTGTTCTTCTTCGAGCAGTGGGCCGATGAGGCGGCGTTGCGCGCCCATTTTGCCGTCGAAGGTACGAAAGCATTTATAAAATCGCTCAAGGGCCGGATCGTCGAGACGTCGGGGACGAAGATCTATCGCGCCGAGGCAATACGGCGATAA
- a CDS encoding SIR2 family NAD-dependent protein deacylase — translation MIAKDLRSGVEQLGNMIAEAACIVPFTGAGISTECGIPDFRSPGGLWTRNRPIAFDEFVASADARAEAWRRRFAMEATFAAAKPGRGHRALASLYKAGKTPAIITQNIDNLHQASGFRVDDVIELHGNTTYARCIGCGHAYDLPWVKARFDEDGNAPDCTICDEPVKTATISFGQAMPEDAMRRATELAQQCDLFLAIGSSLVVWPAAGFPLMAKNCGAKLVIINNEPTEQDDLADLVIRHDIGETLGPFVGN, via the coding sequence GTGATCGCCAAGGATTTGCGCAGCGGCGTCGAGCAGCTCGGCAACATGATCGCCGAAGCCGCATGTATCGTTCCCTTTACTGGAGCCGGCATTTCCACCGAATGCGGCATTCCGGATTTTCGGTCCCCGGGCGGCCTGTGGACGCGCAACCGCCCGATCGCATTCGACGAATTCGTTGCAAGCGCCGACGCGCGGGCCGAGGCCTGGCGGCGGCGTTTTGCGATGGAGGCGACCTTTGCAGCGGCCAAGCCCGGCCGCGGGCATCGCGCGCTGGCCTCGCTCTACAAGGCCGGCAAGACGCCGGCAATCATCACCCAGAACATCGACAATTTGCATCAGGCGTCAGGCTTCAGGGTCGACGACGTGATCGAATTGCACGGCAACACCACTTATGCCCGCTGCATCGGTTGCGGACATGCCTATGATCTTCCTTGGGTAAAGGCGCGTTTCGACGAAGATGGCAACGCTCCCGACTGCACCATCTGCGACGAGCCGGTTAAGACGGCCACGATCTCGTTCGGACAGGCGATGCCGGAAGACGCGATGCGCCGCGCCACCGAACTGGCCCAGCAGTGCGATCTGTTCCTGGCCATCGGATCGTCGCTAGTTGTTTGGCCCGCCGCAGGTTTTCCGCTGATGGCCAAGAACTGCGGCGCGAAGCTCGTCATCATCAACAACGAGCCGACGGAGCAGGACGACCTTGCCGATCTGGTGATCCGTCACGACATCGGCGAGACGCTCGGACCATTTGTAGGCAATTGA